The Methylobacterium sp. PvR107 genome contains a region encoding:
- the tlpA gene encoding thiol:disulfide interchange protein TlpA, whose translation MPGRTPILAGAGIAALAVLGLALYGSGLVPGNTGGALQPCAAAKPALARVDAASKGEVAAMQALPQARPAPDIRFKGPDGAETGLADLKGRLLLVNLWATWCAPCKAEMPALDHLQAQLGGPDFSVVAINVDTRNLEKPPEWLRQAGIRDLAFYADPGGRVLPAIQRDTQSPGLPTTMLIDAQGCTIGVMKGPAAWSSPDGLALIRAALGRTS comes from the coding sequence ATGCCCGGCCGCACACCCATCCTGGCCGGCGCGGGCATCGCCGCGCTCGCCGTCCTCGGCCTCGCCCTATACGGGAGCGGTCTCGTGCCCGGCAACACGGGCGGCGCCCTCCAGCCCTGCGCCGCCGCCAAGCCGGCGCTCGCCCGGGTCGATGCGGCGTCCAAGGGCGAGGTCGCCGCCATGCAGGCGCTGCCCCAGGCCCGGCCGGCGCCCGACATCCGGTTCAAGGGCCCGGACGGCGCCGAGACCGGCCTTGCCGACCTGAAGGGCCGGCTGCTCCTCGTGAACCTCTGGGCGACGTGGTGCGCCCCGTGCAAGGCCGAGATGCCGGCCCTCGACCATCTTCAGGCGCAGCTCGGCGGACCGGATTTCTCCGTGGTGGCGATCAACGTCGACACCCGCAATCTCGAGAAGCCGCCGGAATGGCTCAGGCAGGCGGGCATCCGCGACCTCGCCTTCTATGCCGATCCCGGGGGGCGCGTCCTGCCGGCGATCCAGCGCGACACTCAATCGCCCGGCCTGCCGACCACGATGCTGATCGACGCGCAGGGCTGCACCATCGGGGTGATGAAGGGGCCGGCCGCGTGGTCGAGCCCGGACGGGCTGGCGCTGATCCGCGCGGCCCTGGGGCGGACGTCGTAA
- the nhaA gene encoding Na+/H+ antiporter NhaA: protein MTSPQPSGRALPKRRPRPLSAIRMMLASEAAGGLILMAAAALALVVANGPFAATYAHALHAALGPMSVQHWINDGLMAGFFLLVGLEIKREALDGRLRTWPDRVLPGFAALGGMAVPAGFYALANLGSPTLRGWAIPAATDIAFALGVLALLGSRVPVSLKIFLSAVAIVDDLGAVVVIALFYSSGLDATMLSLAALVLAGLYGLNRAGIARLPAYGLLGLVLWVLVLRSGMHATIAGVLLALTIPIRVSPGKPENAHSPLHRLEHALAPWITYGVVPIFGFANAGVDLSGLTPEALLQPVTLGIAAGLFLGKQAGVFASLRLAVALGLAKRPAGAGWGQVYGVAVLCGIGFTMSLFIGGLAFADPQHETAVKLGVLAGSALSGLVGAAILLLAKPRIPAA, encoded by the coding sequence ATGACATCGCCCCAGCCTTCCGGCCGCGCGCTCCCGAAGCGGCGCCCGCGCCCACTCTCGGCGATCCGCATGATGCTCGCCAGCGAGGCGGCGGGCGGGCTGATCCTGATGGCGGCGGCGGCCCTGGCGCTGGTGGTCGCCAACGGGCCCTTCGCCGCGACCTACGCGCACGCGCTCCACGCCGCACTCGGCCCGATGAGCGTGCAGCACTGGATCAACGACGGGCTGATGGCCGGCTTCTTCCTGCTCGTCGGGCTGGAGATCAAGCGCGAGGCGCTCGACGGGCGCCTGCGCACTTGGCCCGACCGCGTCCTGCCGGGCTTCGCGGCGCTCGGCGGCATGGCGGTGCCGGCCGGGTTCTACGCGCTGGCCAATCTCGGTTCTCCGACCCTGCGGGGCTGGGCGATCCCGGCGGCGACCGACATCGCCTTCGCGCTGGGTGTCCTGGCGCTCCTCGGGTCCCGCGTGCCGGTGTCCCTGAAGATCTTCCTCAGCGCGGTCGCCATCGTGGACGATCTCGGCGCCGTGGTGGTGATCGCCCTGTTCTACAGCTCCGGGCTCGATGCCACGATGCTGAGCCTCGCCGCCCTCGTGCTCGCCGGCCTCTACGGCCTGAACCGGGCCGGCATCGCCCGGCTTCCGGCCTACGGACTCCTCGGCCTCGTGCTCTGGGTCCTCGTGCTGCGCTCCGGAATGCACGCCACGATCGCGGGCGTGCTGCTGGCGCTCACCATCCCCATCCGGGTCAGTCCGGGCAAGCCGGAGAACGCGCATTCGCCGCTCCATCGCCTGGAGCACGCGCTCGCGCCCTGGATCACCTACGGGGTGGTGCCGATCTTCGGCTTCGCCAATGCCGGCGTGGACCTCTCCGGCCTCACCCCCGAGGCCCTGCTCCAGCCGGTGACGCTCGGAATCGCGGCCGGGCTGTTCCTGGGCAAGCAGGCCGGGGTCTTCGCCAGCCTGCGGCTGGCCGTCGCGCTCGGGCTGGCCAAGCGCCCGGCCGGGGCCGGCTGGGGTCAGGTCTACGGCGTCGCGGTTCTGTGCGGCATCGGCTTCACCATGAGCCTGTTCATCGGCGGCCTCGCTTTCGCGGATCCGCAGCACGAGACCGCCGTGAAGCTCGGCGTGCTCGCGGGCTCGGCCCTGTCGGGGCTCGTCGGCGCGGCGATCCTGCTGCTGGCCAAGCCGCGCATCCCCGCGGCCTGA
- the argH gene encoding argininosuccinate lyase — MSNRMWGGRFASGPAEIMEEINASIGFDKCLAPQDIRGSLAHVAMLGQAGILPAEDVAAIEAGLKSVRDEIEAGTFTFRRELEDIHMSVESRLTEIVGPAAGRLHTARSRNDQVATDMKLWVRDTLDSLDQQAADLQRALSQTALKHAGTVMPGFTHLQSAQPVTFGHHCLAYVEMLARDRGRFRDARVRLNECPLGAAALAGTSFPIDRHATAAALGFDRPTANSLDSVADRDFALEALAAASICAVHLSRFAEELVVWTSAQFNFVRLSDGFTTGSSIMPQKRNPDAAELVRAKSGRIIGALTGLLIVMKGLPLAYSKDMQEDKEGTFDALQALSLCLAALTGMVQDLEPNAAVLAQAAGSGYATATDLADWLVRELGLPFRQAHHVTGRLVGVASAKGVGLEELSLAEMQEAEPRITDAVYAVLGVANSVASRTSYGGTAPDSVRAQAQGWIERLA; from the coding sequence ATGAGCAACCGGATGTGGGGCGGCCGCTTCGCGAGCGGCCCGGCGGAGATCATGGAGGAGATCAACGCCTCCATCGGATTCGACAAGTGCCTCGCGCCCCAGGATATCCGCGGCTCGCTGGCGCATGTGGCGATGCTGGGCCAAGCCGGCATCCTGCCGGCGGAGGATGTGGCCGCAATCGAGGCCGGGCTCAAGTCCGTGCGCGACGAGATCGAGGCCGGGACTTTCACGTTCAGGCGCGAGCTCGAGGACATCCACATGTCGGTGGAGAGCCGGCTCACCGAGATCGTCGGCCCGGCCGCCGGCCGCCTGCACACGGCGCGCTCGCGCAACGACCAGGTCGCCACCGACATGAAGCTCTGGGTGCGCGACACCCTCGATTCGCTCGACCAGCAGGCGGCCGACCTGCAGCGGGCGCTCAGCCAGACGGCGCTGAAGCACGCCGGCACCGTGATGCCGGGCTTCACCCATCTGCAATCGGCCCAGCCGGTGACCTTCGGCCACCATTGCCTCGCCTATGTCGAGATGCTGGCCCGGGACCGGGGCCGGTTCCGCGACGCCCGGGTGCGGCTCAACGAGTGCCCGCTCGGCGCCGCGGCGCTCGCCGGCACGTCCTTCCCGATCGACCGGCACGCCACCGCGGCGGCGCTCGGCTTCGACCGGCCGACCGCCAACTCGCTCGATTCGGTCGCCGACCGCGACTTCGCCCTGGAGGCACTCGCGGCGGCCTCGATCTGCGCCGTGCACCTGTCGCGCTTCGCCGAGGAGCTGGTGGTCTGGACCTCGGCCCAGTTCAACTTCGTGCGGCTGTCGGACGGCTTCACCACCGGCTCATCGATCATGCCGCAGAAGCGCAACCCCGACGCCGCCGAGCTGGTACGCGCCAAGTCCGGCCGGATCATCGGCGCGCTGACCGGCCTGCTTATCGTCATGAAGGGGCTGCCGCTCGCCTATTCGAAGGACATGCAGGAGGACAAGGAGGGCACCTTCGACGCCCTCCAGGCCCTGTCCCTGTGCCTCGCCGCCCTGACCGGCATGGTCCAGGATCTGGAGCCCAACGCCGCGGTGCTCGCCCAGGCCGCCGGCTCCGGCTACGCCACCGCCACCGACCTCGCCGACTGGCTGGTGCGCGAGCTCGGCCTGCCGTTCCGGCAGGCCCACCACGTCACCGGCCGCCTCGTCGGCGTCGCCTCCGCCAAGGGCGTGGGACTCGAAGAGCTGTCGCTGGCCGAGATGCAGGAGGCGGAGCCGCGCATCACCGACGCGGTCTACGCGGTGCTCGGCGTCGCGAACTCGGTGGCGAGCCGCACCAGCTACGGCGGCACCGCGCCCGACAGCGTCCGGGCGCAGGCGCAGGGCTGGATCGAGCGGCTGGCCTGA